The nucleotide sequence TCCGGCGTGGTGCTGTTCCTCTCGCGCCAGACCAACAACCTGGGCCGCTTCGGCCGGGTGCTGATCGGCCTGGGCCTGATGCTGCTGGCGCTGCGCCTGGTGTCCGAGTCGGCCCAGGTGATGACGCAGTCCCCGGCGGTCAAGCTGCTGCTGGCCTCCATCTCCAGCGACCTGCTGCTGGAGATCACCGTGGGCGCGCTGCTGGCGGTGCTGGCCTATTCCAGCCTGGCCATCGTGCTGCTGGTGGCCACCATGGCCGCCTCGGGCATCGTGCCGCTGGATCTGGCCCTGGGCCTGGTGCTGGGCGCCAACCTGGGCAGCGGCCTGCTGGGCGTGCTGACCACGATGCGCTCCACGGTGGAGGTGCGCCAGGTCCCGCTGGGCAATTTCCTGTTCAAGGCCGTGGGCGTGCTGATGGCCGCGCCGTTCGCCGGCCTGTGGCTGCGGCACGCACGGCCCTACGTGCCGGACGCGGCCACGGCCGTGGTGCTGTTCCACCTGAGCTTCAACATCGTGATGGGCCTGCTGTTCATCGCGTTCACCCACGTGGCCGCCCGGCTGGTGAGCGTCTGGCTGCCCAAGGCCGACAAGTCGCTGGTGGCCGGCCGGCCGCACCACCTCGACCCGTCCGCCCTGGCCACGCCGTCGCTGGCCATCTCCTGCGCCGCGCGCGAGGCACTGCACCAGGCCGACGTGGTGGAAACCATGCTGCTGGGCATCCTGCCCGTGATCCGCAACAACGACCTGCGCCTGGCCGAGGAGCTGCGCAAGCTGGACGACTCGGTGGACGAGCTGTACTCGGCCATCAAGTACTACCTCACCAAGATCTCGCGCGAGGCCCTGGGCGAGGAGGAAAGCCGCCGCTGGACCGACATCATCAGCTTCACCATCAACATGGAGCAGGTCGGCGACATCATCGAGCGCGTCCTCCTCGACATCGAGGACAAGAAGATCCGCAAGGGCCGCAGCTTCTCCGATGCCGGCATGGCCGAGATCTGCGAGCTGCACGCCCGCCTGATCGACAACCTGCGCCTGGGCATGAGCGTGTTCCTCAACGGCTCGGTGCGCGATGCGCAGAAGCTGCTGGAGGAGAAGATGCGCTTTCGCGACCTGGAGCGCGCCTACGCCTCCACCCACCTGTCGCGCCTGTCGGGCAACACCGTGCAGAGCATAGAGACCAGCTCGCTGCACATCGACCTGATCAGCGACTTGAAGCGCATCAACTCTCACATCTGCTCGATCGCCTACCCCATCCTGGACTCGGCGGGCGCGCTGGCGCCCACCCGCCTGCGCGAGCGCAACGTGCCCGAGATGCCCGACGCGTCCTGAGCGGCGCGCTCAGCCGGCCGGCGCGGTGGTGCGCGCCTTCACGCAGTACTCGACCAGCGCGTCGATCTCGGTGGACTTGTCGAACACGGCGTCGGCACCCAGCTGGGCGCAGCGCCAGCGCACGTCGTTGGTCGCGTGGTTGGACAGCACCACCAGCTTCTGCGTGGGACGGCGGCTGCGGCAGGCCTCGATGATGTTGAGGCCGCTGCCCTCGCGCAGGAACAGGTCGATGATGGCGATGTCCCAGCGGCCGCCGTTGTGCTCCAGCCAATGCCTGCCCTCGTGCTCGGTCTCGGCCACGCCCACCGGCTCGACCTCGGCCAGCTCCTGCAGGGTCTCGATCAGGTTCTCGCGGATCGTCGGGCTGTCCTCGACGATGTAGGCTCGAAACGCCATGGCTTTCTCCCTGCCCCGCTCGGGCCTCCGGGCGGGGCCATCGATTCGTTGCCACCCACTCTAGGCAGGCGCCCTGCTCACCCATGCAAGCCCGCGGGCCAAACGACTGTAGGAAAGCCCGCGTAGGCGCCGTCGGCCATCGCGGGCGCCGCTACAACCCGGCGGCCGCCAGCAGCAGCGCCGCCTCGGTGGTGAATTCGCCCGCCAGCAGCCGGGCCACCACCTCGTCAGCGGGCATGAGGCGGAATTCGTCCACCTCGCCGTCCTGGTTGGCCGGCCACACGCCGTCCGGCACCACGCAGGTCCACCAATCGATGTGCTCGACCACGTAACCACCCCCGCCCCGGCTCTCGGCGCGGGGCCGCCGGCTGGCCAGGCGTCCGCCCCAGGCCAGGCCCCGCAGCTGCTCCAGCCGCAGGCCGGCCTCCTCCCAGGTCTCGCGCGCCAGCGCCTGCTCCGGCGTGTCGGTGGCCGGCACCATGCCGCCCATCAGCGTGTCCCACAGGCCCGGGTCGTTGGCCTTGGTCAGCGCGCGCCGCTGCACCCAGTGCTCGCCATGAGGCGCCAGGGCCAGCAGGTGGACCGCCGAGGTGGCGATGCCCAGGGGGCGCACCACCGCGCGCTCCACGGTGCCCAGCATCCGGCCCT is from Ramlibacter tataouinensis TTB310 and encodes:
- a CDS encoding Na/Pi cotransporter family protein, with amino-acid sequence MKHLLNLLAAVALLVWGTHLVRTGILRVFGANLRQVLARSTSNRAKAAVAGLGVTAVLQSSTATALIVSSFVGQGLIALPLALAVMLGADVGTSLMAVVFSFDLSWLSPLLILSGVVLFLSRQTNNLGRFGRVLIGLGLMLLALRLVSESAQVMTQSPAVKLLLASISSDLLLEITVGALLAVLAYSSLAIVLLVATMAASGIVPLDLALGLVLGANLGSGLLGVLTTMRSTVEVRQVPLGNFLFKAVGVLMAAPFAGLWLRHARPYVPDAATAVVLFHLSFNIVMGLLFIAFTHVAARLVSVWLPKADKSLVAGRPHHLDPSALATPSLAISCAAREALHQADVVETMLLGILPVIRNNDLRLAEELRKLDDSVDELYSAIKYYLTKISREALGEEESRRWTDIISFTINMEQVGDIIERVLLDIEDKKIRKGRSFSDAGMAEICELHARLIDNLRLGMSVFLNGSVRDAQKLLEEKMRFRDLERAYASTHLSRLSGNTVQSIETSSLHIDLISDLKRINSHICSIAYPILDSAGALAPTRLRERNVPEMPDAS
- a CDS encoding response regulator, with amino-acid sequence MAFRAYIVEDSPTIRENLIETLQELAEVEPVGVAETEHEGRHWLEHNGGRWDIAIIDLFLREGSGLNIIEACRSRRPTQKLVVLSNHATNDVRWRCAQLGADAVFDKSTEIDALVEYCVKARTTAPAG
- a CDS encoding NUDIX hydrolase — its product is MGLLAARHADWLAQLRAGAQQPPARPRVPLWWRDAAIGSVEPEFLDRIGLASDTAGPLLWRTGQGWHLGGELTATLGRLALALREAGLAHAWRDEQLAVRDAQGRMLGTVERAVVRPLGIATSAVHLLALAPHGEHWVQRRALTKANDPGLWDTLMGGMVPATDTPEQALARETWEEAGLRLEQLRGLAWGGRLASRRPRAESRGGGGYVVEHIDWWTCVVPDGVWPANQDGEVDEFRLMPADEVVARLLAGEFTTEAALLLAAAGL